A genomic region of Vitis vinifera cultivar Pinot Noir 40024 chromosome 7, ASM3070453v1 contains the following coding sequences:
- the LOC100249138 gene encoding cytochrome P450 81Q32 codes for MDVSSLHTSLSLLFVFLLLAFGIFFPRRRRYGNLPPSPPAVPIIGHLHLLKQPVHRSLQLLSQKYGPIFSLRLGSQLAVIVSSPSAVEECFTKNDVVLANRPRFASGKYVGYNYTTIGAASYGDHWRNLRRLSALEIFSSNRLNMFLGIRRDEVKRLLLRLARDSREGFAKVEMRPMLTELTFNIITRMVAGKRYYGEDVEYTEAKRFREIISQLFILGGASSNPADFLPILRWIGLGYHEKKLKKIVRETRAILQGLIDEHRSGNDKGSVDNNSMIDHLLSLQKTEPEYYTDDIIKGLVQVLILAGTDTSAATMEWAMTLLLNHPDVLEKAKAELDMHVGKDRLIEESDLPKLRYLRSIISETLRVFPVAPLLLPHMSSDDCQIGGFDIPRGTLLLVNVWALHRDPQVWEDPTSFKPERFENGERENYKLVPFGIGRRACPGAGLAQRVVGLALGSLIQCYDWKKISNTAIDTIEGKGLTMPKLQPLEAMCKAREIINEVHLN; via the exons ATGGATGTGTCTTCCCTTCACACATCGCTCTCTCTTCTCTTCGTGTTTCTCTTGCTTGCTTTCGGAATCTTCTTCCCAAGAAGACGAAGATATGGGAATCTCCCACCCAGCCCGCCTGCAGTTCCGATTATAGGTCATCTCCACCTCCTCAAACAACCGGTTCATCGATCTCTACAACTCCTTTCACAAAAGTACGGTCCAATCTTCTCCCTCCGATTAGGATCCCAGCTCGCGGTCATCGTTTCCTCTCCCTCCGCCGTCGAAGAATGCTTCACCAAGAACGACGTCGTCTTGGCCAACCGCCCTCGCTTTGCGTCCGGCAAGTACGTGGGGTACAACTACACCACCATTGGCGCGGCATCATACGGCGACCACTGGCGCAACCTCCGTCGCCTCAGCGCCCTGGAAATCTTCTCCTCCAATCGCCTCAACATGTTTCTAGGCATCCGCAGGGATGAAGTCAAGCGTCTACTCCTCCGACTGGCTCGAGATTCGAGGGAGGGTTTTGCAAAGGTAGAGATGAGACCCATGCTTACAGAGCTAACCTTTAATATTATAACGAGGATGGTTGCAGGAAAGAGATACTACGGAGAAGACGTGGAATATACGGAGGCTAAACGTTTTCGGGAGATTATCAGCCAGCTTTTCATACTGGGCGGGGCATCATCAAATCCAGCAGATTTTTTGCCCATATTGCGATGGATTGGGCTCGGATATCATGAGAAGAAGCTAAAGAAGATCGTGAGAGAGACAAGGGCGATCTTGCAGGGTTTGATTGATGAGCATAGAAGTGGTAATGACAAGGGTTCGGTGGATAATAATTCTATGATCGACCATCTGTTATCCTTGCAAAAAACAGAACCAGAGTACTACACAGATGACATTATTAAAGGGCTTGTACAG GTCTTAATTCTTGCTGGAACCGACACTTCAGCAGCAACAATGGAATGGGCAATGACCCTTCTCCTCAATCATCCGGATGTTTTGGAGAAAGCTAAAGCAGAGTTGGATATGCACGTTGGAAAGGACCGCTTGATAGAAGAATCTGATCTTCCCAAACTGCGGTACCTTCGAAGTATCATTTCTGAGACTTTGAGAGTATTTCCTGTGGCCCCTCTGTTACTGCCCCATATGTCCTCAGATGACTGTCAAATAGGGGGTTTTGATATACCACGAGGCACATTATTACTGGTAAATGTATGGGCCCTTCACAGAGACCCTCAGGTGTGGGAAGATCCTACAAGTTTCAAACCTGAAAGGTTTGAAAATGGAGAACGTGAGAATTACAAACTAGTACCATTTGGAATAGGAAGAAGAGCCTGTCCTGGAGCTGGCCTAGCTCAGCGAGTGGTGGGTTTGGCTTTGGGGTCGTTGATTCAGTGCTATGACTGGAAGAAGATTAGCAACACCGCTATTGACACCATTGAAGGGAAAGGGCTGACCATGCCCAAACtgcagccattggaagccatgTGTAAGGCACGTGAGATTATAAACGAGGTTCACTTGAACTAG
- the LOC100254242 gene encoding cytochrome P450 81Q32 translates to YVINKTMEATWLGTSLSLLFLLFSFSVFLQRRTHPRLPPSPPAIPILGHLHLLLKQPIHWHLQTLSQKYGPIFSLRFGSRLLVIISSPSTVEECFTKNDIIFANRPCFLFGKHIDYNYSTIASAPYGEHWRNLRRLSTLEIFSSNRLNMFLGIRRDEIKLLLSQLSRNSRDHFARVELRPMFIELTCNIIMRMVAGKRYYGEAVDFEEAKHFREVMRGIFELAGARNPGNFLLSLRWVYFGGYEKELVKINRMKEVIFQGLIDEHRSPTGLVNKNTMIDHLLSMQKSEPEYYTDEIIKGLALDLILAGTDTTATTIEWAMSLLLNHPDVLKKARVELDALVGKDRLMEESDFPKLQYLQNIISETLRLFPAAPLLVPHMSSENSQIGGFDIPRDTILLANVWAIHRDPKLWEDATSVKPERFENIGGTETYKLLPFGLGRRACPGVGLANRVVGLALGSLIQCYEWERVSEKEVDMAEGKGLTMPKMEPLEAMCKARAIIRKVF, encoded by the exons TATGTCATCAACAAAACCATGGAAGCTACATGGCTAGGCACATCTCtatctcttctctttctcttgttttctttcaGTGTCTTCCTCCAAAGAAGAACGCATCCCCGCCTCCCACCAAGCCCGCCTGCTATTCCAATTCTTGGTCATCTCCATCTCCTCTTGAAACAACCAATTCATTGGCATCTACAGACTCTTTCTCAAAAATATGGTCCTATCTTCTCCCTCCGTTTCGGATCCCGTCTTCTTGTTATCATATCCTCTCCATCCACTGTTGAAGAATGTTTCACCAAGAACGACATCATTTTTGCCAACCGCCCTTGCTTCTTGTTCGGCAAGCACATAGACTACAACTACAGCACTATTGCTTCAGCACCATATGGTGAGCACTGGCGCAATCTCCGCCGCCTCAGCACTCTGGAAATCTTCTCTTCAAATCGCCTTAACATGTTTCTGGGTATCCGCAGGGATGAAATCAAGCTTCTATTGAGCCAATTGTCTCGGAATTCAAGGGATCATTTTGCAAGGGTAGAGTTGAGACCAATGTTTATAGAGCTAACATGTAATATTATAATGCGAATGGTTGCAGGAAAGCGGTATTATGGGGAAGCAGTGGATTTCGAGGAAGCCAAGCATTTTCGGGAAGTAATGAGAGGGATTTTCGAATTGGCTGGGGCAAGGAATCCTGGAAACTTTTTGCTTTCACTAAGATGGGTTTATTTTGGGGGTTATGAGAAGGAGTTGGTGAAGATCAATAGAATGAAAGAGGTGATCTTCCAAGGTCTTATCGACGAGCATCGAAGTCCTACCGGTCTAGTGAATAAAAACACTATGATCGATCATCTGCTTTCAATGCAGAAATCAGAACCAGAATATTACACAgatgaaatcattaaaggacTTGCACTG GACTTAATTCTTGCTGGAACTGACACTACTGCAACGACAATAGAATGGGCCATGTCCCTTCTACTCAATCATCCAGACGTTTTGAAGAAAGCTAGAGTAGAATTGGATGCTCTCGTTGGAAAAGATCGTTTGATGGAAGAATCAGATTTTCCCAAATTACAATATcttcaaaatatcatttctGAAACCTTAAGATTGTTTCCAGCAGCCCCGCTTCTGGTACCACATATGTCTTCAGAAAATAGCCAAATAGGAGGCTTTGATATACCAAGAGACACAATATTATTGGCCAATGTATGGGCGATTCACAGAGACCCTAAGTTGTGGGAAGATGCTACAAGTGTCAAGCCAGAGAGGTTTGAAAATATTGGAGGAACTGAGACTTACAAGCTACTGCCATTTGGCTTGGGAAGAAGGGCTTGCCCCGGTGTTGGCTTGGCTAATCGAGTAGTAGGCTTGGCACTGGGGTCATTGATCCAATGTTATGAATGGGAGAGGGTTAGCGAGAAGGAAGTTGACATGGCTGAAGGGAAAGGACTTACCATGCCCAAAAtggagccattggaagccatgTGCAAAGCTCGTGCTATTATCCGAAAGGTGTTCTAA